The Canis lupus baileyi chromosome 29, mCanLup2.hap1, whole genome shotgun sequence genome includes a region encoding these proteins:
- the CUEDC2 gene encoding CUE domain-containing protein 2 yields MELERIVSAALLAFVQTHLPEADLSGLDEVIFSYVLGVLEDLGPSGPSEENFDMEAFTEMMEAYVPGFAHIPRGTIGDMMQKLSGQLSGARNKENLQPQGSEVQGQVPISPEPLQRPEKLKEETRASTAAGDTQDEAAGAQEELLPGVDVLLEVFPTCSVEQAQWVLAKARGDLEEAVQMLVEGKEEGPPAWDGPNQDLPRRLRGPQKDELKSFILQKYMMVDSAEDQKIHRPMAPREAPKKLIRYIDNQVVSTKGERFKDVRNPEAEEMKATYINLKPARKYRFH; encoded by the exons ATGGAGCTGGAGAGGATTGTCAGTGCAGCCCTCCTTGCCTTCGTCCAGACGCACCTCCCAGAGGCTGACCTCAG CGGCTTGGATGAGGTCATCTTCTCCTATGTGCTCGGGGTCCTGGAGGATCTGGGCCCCTCTGGACCATCAGAAGAGAACTTCGATATGGAGGCTTTCACTGAGATGATGGAGGCCTATGTGCCTGGCTTTGCTCACATCCCAAG GGGTACAATAGGGGACATGATGCAGAAGCTCTCAGGGCAGTTGAGTGGTGCCAGGAACAAAG AGAACCTGCAACCACAGGGCTCTGAGGTCCAAGGTCAGGTACCCATCTCCCCCGAGCCCCTGCAACGGCCTGAAAAGCTCAAAGAAGAGACTAGGGCTTCTACTGCTGCTGGAGACACCCAGGATGAG GCAGCTGGTGCTCAGGAGGAGCTGCTGCCGGGGGTGGATGTACTCCTGGAGGTGTTCCCTACCTGTTCAGTGGAGCAGGCCCAGTGGGTGCTGGCCAAAGCTCGAGGAGATTTGGAAGAAGCCGTGCAGATGCTTgtagaggggaaggaggaggggcctCCAGCCTGGGATGGCCCCAACCAG GACCTGCCCAGGCGACTCAGAGGCCCCCAAAAGGATGAACTGAAGTCCTTCATCCTGCAGAA GTACATGATGGTGGATAGCGCAGAGGATCAGAAGATTCATCGGCCCATGGCTCCCAGGGAG GCCCCCAAGAAGCTGATCCGGTACATCGACAACCAAGTAGTAAGCACCAAAGGGGAGCGATTCAAAGATGTGCGGAATCCTGAGGCTGAGGAGATGAAGGCCACATACATCAACCTCAAGCCAGCCAGAAAGTACCGCTTCCACTAA